A single Comamonas sp. NLF-1-9 DNA region contains:
- a CDS encoding ankyrin repeat domain-containing protein, producing MRRRALLLAGAALAGAQVHAGAWEDFFQAIELDDERTVASLLRRGFDPNARDARRQPAITVALFKDSRKAAAVLLASRRLQVEARNAKDESPLMMAAMRGNLQAARTLIARDADVNKTGWTPLHYAASSSADSAADMVRLLLEHAAYIDAGSPNGSTPLMMAAQYGQIDVARLLLAEGADPSIKNQQGLSALDFARKAERDGLVQDIVRAMQRQRPNKGQW from the coding sequence ATGCGCCGGCGGGCCTTGCTGCTGGCGGGCGCCGCACTGGCCGGTGCGCAGGTGCACGCCGGCGCCTGGGAAGACTTCTTTCAGGCCATCGAACTCGACGATGAGCGCACCGTCGCCAGTCTGCTGCGCCGCGGCTTTGATCCCAATGCGCGCGACGCGCGCCGCCAGCCGGCGATCACCGTGGCGCTGTTCAAGGATTCACGCAAGGCGGCGGCGGTGCTGCTTGCCAGCCGCCGGCTGCAGGTGGAAGCGCGCAACGCCAAGGACGAAAGCCCGTTGATGATGGCGGCGATGCGCGGCAACCTGCAGGCCGCGCGCACCCTGATCGCGCGCGATGCCGACGTGAACAAGACCGGCTGGACGCCGCTGCACTACGCCGCCAGCAGCAGCGCCGACAGCGCGGCCGACATGGTGCGCCTGCTGCTGGAGCACGCTGCCTACATCGACGCCGGCTCGCCCAACGGCAGCACGCCGCTGATGATGGCGGCGCAGTACGGCCAGATCGACGTGGCGCGCCTGCTGCTGGCCGAAGGCGCAGACCCGAGCATCAAGAACCAGCAGGGCCTGAGCGCGCTGGACTTCGCGCGCAAGGCCGAGCGCGACGGCCTGGTGCAAGACATCGTGCGCGCCATGCAGCGCCAACGCCCGAACAAGGGCCAGTGGTAG